The Desulfovibrio sp. genome window below encodes:
- a CDS encoding RsbRD N-terminal domain-containing protein — protein MNTVEELLAANREAIVQDWYHHILDTYPPETAKLWKKGGDPFHNPVAVRTLEGVQAVVDYLVKKEDSKALESVLDYLDELIRVRAVQNFAPSQAAGFIFLLKKTIRERLWYEIKKLDIWEQFVALESRIDGLALASLDLYSKCREKLFEIKLQDLRREQVQLLKRAQLIVGIGEGEPAK, from the coding sequence ATGAACACTGTCGAGGAACTTCTGGCCGCCAACCGGGAGGCCATCGTGCAGGATTGGTATCACCATATCCTGGACACGTACCCCCCGGAAACGGCCAAACTCTGGAAGAAGGGCGGCGACCCCTTCCATAATCCCGTGGCGGTCCGCACCCTTGAGGGGGTTCAGGCCGTGGTCGACTACCTTGTGAAAAAAGAAGATAGCAAGGCGCTCGAATCCGTCCTGGACTATCTTGACGAACTCATCCGGGTCCGTGCTGTGCAGAACTTCGCTCCCTCGCAGGCCGCGGGGTTCATCTTCCTGCTAAAGAAAACCATCAGGGAACGGCTCTGGTACGAGATCAAGAAGTTGGACATCTGGGAGCAGTTTGTGGCCCTGGAATCACGGATCGACGGGCTGGCCCTGGCCAGCCTCGATTTATATTCGAAATGCCGAGAGAAGCTCTTTGAGATCAAACTGCAGGATCTCAGACGGGAGCAGGTGCAACTTCTGAAACGCGCCCAACTGATCGTGGGCATCGGCGAGGGCGAGCCGGCCAAGTAG
- the dsrM gene encoding sulfate reduction electron transfer complex DsrMKJOP subunit DsrM, with amino-acid sequence MAGLVTALLAVAALAALPALGAGAGMAKVFGTIVPYVAVAIFVAGFIKKVIGWASTPQPFSIATTGGQQYSLPWVKQAKFDNPSTPGQTFIRMALEVLCFRSLFRNTKLDNRPEEGRVAYGSDKSLWLFSLMFHYSFLIVFIRHFRFFLEPVPMVITGVEFVDSILQIGVPTLYLTDVFFVVGVTFLLARRIYDPKVNYISLASDFFPLFLILAIALSGIYMRYFAKVDVIAIKQLVIGLVSFKPVIPPNIDWSFYMHFFLVCVLWAYFPFSKLMHLGGVFLSPTRNLPNNTRMERYINPWNDPSIKPHSYADYEDDFREKMIEAGLPVDKEA; translated from the coding sequence ATGGCTGGACTCGTAACCGCATTACTGGCCGTAGCGGCATTGGCCGCCCTGCCGGCCCTGGGGGCCGGGGCGGGAATGGCGAAGGTGTTCGGGACAATAGTCCCGTACGTGGCCGTCGCGATTTTCGTGGCGGGGTTCATTAAAAAGGTGATCGGTTGGGCATCTACGCCTCAGCCCTTCTCAATCGCCACCACGGGCGGACAACAGTACTCCCTGCCCTGGGTGAAGCAGGCGAAGTTCGATAACCCCTCCACCCCGGGCCAGACATTCATCCGTATGGCCCTGGAGGTCCTCTGCTTCAGGAGCCTGTTCCGCAACACCAAGCTGGACAACCGCCCTGAGGAAGGCAGAGTGGCATATGGGTCGGACAAGTCGCTGTGGCTGTTCTCTCTCATGTTCCACTACAGCTTCCTCATCGTATTCATCAGGCACTTCCGCTTCTTCCTGGAGCCAGTGCCCATGGTCATCACGGGCGTCGAGTTCGTGGACTCCATCCTGCAGATTGGCGTTCCCACTCTCTACCTGACCGACGTTTTCTTCGTGGTGGGCGTGACCTTCCTGCTGGCCAGGCGCATCTACGACCCCAAGGTCAACTACATCTCCCTGGCCTCCGACTTCTTTCCCCTGTTCCTGATCCTGGCGATCGCCCTGTCCGGCATCTACATGCGGTATTTCGCCAAGGTGGACGTCATCGCCATCAAGCAGCTGGTCATCGGGCTCGTGAGCTTCAAGCCGGTAATCCCGCCCAACATCGACTGGTCGTTCTACATGCACTTCTTCCTGGTGTGCGTGTTGTGGGCGTACTTCCCCTTCTCCAAGCTCATGCATCTGGGAGGCGTTTTCTTAAGCCCCACCCGGAACCTGCCCAACAATACCCGCATGGAGCGGTACATCAACCCCTGGAACGATCCGTCCATCAAGCCGCACAGCTATGCGGACTACGAGGACGACTTCCGCGAGAAGATGATCGAGGCCGGCCTGCCGGTGGACAAGGAAGCCTAA